The Faecalibacterium prausnitzii genome includes a window with the following:
- a CDS encoding ATPase, T2SS/T4P/T4SS family, with protein MDEYYQMVQSLPSWLARPLLDMPSALAPDVQELRLRVGCAPAFTMRGAVCTPQETARELASLQRMLLTPQQMEEILFTLCGGSVHTHQTEIAQGYVTGPSGCRAGLGGRFLQNPEQGVVLQELTSVNLRIAREKTIPLPQELCAALQTHFIGMLLVGEPGSGKTTLLRSMARELVCQKKLVSVIDERRELFSGSSRRKSPGEALDVIAGIPKGQAVQMALRTLSPQILLLDELGGLDEVTALEQGLFSGVDFIATLHAASPEEAVGRPQVQALQARGALHVLVWLKGRAEPGQVREVRFL; from the coding sequence ATGGACGAGTATTATCAGATGGTTCAATCGCTGCCGAGCTGGCTGGCTCGGCCGCTTCTGGACATGCCGTCGGCCCTTGCGCCCGATGTGCAGGAGCTTCGGCTGCGGGTGGGCTGTGCACCAGCGTTCACGATGCGCGGGGCAGTCTGCACACCGCAGGAAACAGCGCGGGAGCTTGCCTCCTTGCAGCGGATGCTTCTGACGCCGCAGCAGATGGAGGAGATCTTGTTCACGCTGTGCGGCGGGTCGGTCCACACGCATCAGACGGAGATCGCGCAGGGGTATGTGACGGGTCCCTCCGGGTGCCGGGCGGGCCTTGGTGGGCGCTTTCTGCAAAACCCGGAACAGGGCGTCGTTTTGCAGGAACTGACCTCTGTCAACCTACGCATTGCGCGGGAGAAAACCATCCCGCTCCCACAGGAACTGTGTGCAGCCTTGCAGACGCATTTCATCGGGATGCTTCTCGTAGGCGAGCCGGGCAGCGGCAAAACGACGCTTCTGCGCAGCATGGCGCGGGAGCTTGTCTGCCAGAAAAAGCTGGTCTCGGTCATCGACGAGCGGCGGGAGTTGTTTTCGGGCAGCTCCCGGCGGAAGTCCCCCGGTGAAGCGCTGGATGTGATCGCCGGTATCCCGAAGGGACAGGCTGTGCAGATGGCGTTGCGGACACTCTCACCGCAGATCCTTTTGTTGGACGAGCTGGGCGGTCTGGATGAGGTGACAGCGCTCGAACAGGGGCTTTTCAGCGGCGTGGACTTTATCGCAACGCTCCATGCAGCGTCCCCGGAAGAAGCGGTCGGACGCCCCCAGGTGCAGGCGCTGCAGGCGCGGGGTGCACTCCATGTACTGGTCTGGCTCAAAGGGCGGGCGGAGCCGGGGCAGGTGCGGGAGGTGCGGTTTTTATGA
- a CDS encoding phospholipase D-like domain-containing protein, producing the protein MNSGALKRTLVADLQYDPKFSDCKEKLFPIISRSTINCVPQWKFATRSNQHWENVEIRVPIPLMTKATELKDKIDRLVYYVYEEDDEYAIQDVELRPQIIYSDIEPEVSNDVEFDRIQDVLIQGIRDAKYLIWVAVAWFSNEVLYQELLKKKQNGIHIRIIISDEDSNQNLLQGLKENFECVVVPHSGVWGTNRMHDKFCIVDLDYIMHGSYNWTKAANYNGETLVTTVDRNLVKKFADEFLKIYNENK; encoded by the coding sequence ATGAATTCAGGTGCACTGAAACGAACATTAGTTGCAGATTTACAATATGACCCTAAGTTTTCGGATTGTAAAGAAAAATTGTTTCCGATAATTAGCAGAAGTACAATTAACTGTGTTCCACAATGGAAATTTGCAACAAGATCAAATCAACACTGGGAAAATGTTGAAATTCGAGTGCCAATTCCTTTGATGACTAAAGCAACAGAGCTAAAAGATAAAATCGATAGACTGGTATATTATGTTTACGAAGAAGATGATGAATACGCCATTCAAGATGTGGAACTCAGACCACAGATAATATATTCTGATATTGAGCCGGAAGTATCAAATGATGTTGAGTTCGATAGAATTCAGGATGTTTTAATACAAGGAATTAGAGATGCGAAGTATTTGATTTGGGTTGCTGTTGCATGGTTCTCTAATGAGGTTTTGTATCAGGAATTATTAAAGAAGAAGCAAAACGGTATACACATACGGATCATTATTTCAGATGAAGATTCAAATCAAAACCTATTGCAAGGATTAAAAGAAAACTTTGAATGTGTTGTTGTTCCACATTCTGGTGTGTGGGGAACAAATCGTATGCATGATAAGTTCTGTATTGTGGACTTAGATTATATCATGCATGGATCTTATAATTGGACGAAGGCCGCTAATTATAATGGAGAAACATTGGTAACAACGGTTGACCGTAATTTGGTAAAAAAATTCGCAGATGAATTTTTGAAAATATATAATGAAAATAAATGA
- a CDS encoding DUF5945 family protein, giving the protein MLYLKHYKRKEVITMPRTKGSKNRPKTNITKDYASQITEKQETIACLNTEIASIQKAIEEQKNILKEKKTALKKAEKEVASLEAKKAKADAKAAEEAKKTEVEAVLKKLLAEGVSADDIIEKLK; this is encoded by the coding sequence GTGCTATACTTAAAACACTATAAAAGGAAAGAGGTTATCACCATGCCCAGAACGAAAGGCAGCAAAAACCGCCCCAAAACCAATATTACCAAAGACTACGCATCCCAGATTACGGAGAAGCAGGAGACTATAGCATGTCTGAATACCGAGATCGCATCCATCCAGAAAGCGATTGAAGAGCAGAAGAACATATTGAAAGAGAAGAAGACTGCTCTGAAGAAAGCCGAAAAAGAAGTAGCGTCCTTGGAAGCGAAGAAGGCAAAGGCAGATGCTAAGGCTGCTGAAGAAGCAAAGAAGACCGAAGTAGAGGCTGTGCTGAAGAAGCTGCTGGCCGAGGGTGTCAGTGCTGATGATATTATCGAGAAGCTGAAATAA
- a CDS encoding BCCT family transporter, whose protein sequence is MNTKKKHGKIDWMITLVPLAIVIALCILFFFAPEQSNAVLSQIRFFFGDTFGTYYLVIGLGIFILSLYIAGSRYGNIVLGEPNEKPKYPFFAWGSMMFTCGLAADILFYSFSEWVLYATDPHLAEMGSIQDWAGVYPLFHWSFIPWGFYLVLAVAFGFMLHVRKRNRQKYSEACRPILGKYTDGWAGRIIDLLAVFALLAGTATTFSVATPLMATIISELFHVAVSRTVINIIILLITCAVYTYSLLHGFKGISKLANICIYMFFGLIAFVLLFGGETRYIIETGFSSLGRMIQNFVDLSTFTDPLRTSNFPQNWTIYYWAYWMVWCVAAPFFIGSISRGRTVRQTILGGYVFGVGSTLTSFIVLGNYSMGMQVTGKADFIAQYLESGDLYGMIVSIIKTMPGAPVIMVVVLLTMIAFYATSFDSIALTASCYSYHTLEDGEQPNKGIQLMWCILLILLPIALLFAESSMNNLQSVSIVAAFPIGAVIVMIAVSFMKDAKKYMEELGNKK, encoded by the coding sequence ATGAATACGAAAAAAAAACATGGGAAAATAGACTGGATGATAACACTGGTTCCTTTGGCAATTGTAATTGCATTATGTATTCTATTCTTTTTTGCGCCGGAACAATCGAATGCCGTACTGAGTCAGATCCGTTTCTTCTTTGGTGATACATTTGGTACATACTATTTGGTTATTGGACTTGGAATTTTTATTTTGTCTTTGTATATTGCAGGGTCGAGGTATGGAAATATTGTTCTTGGCGAGCCGAATGAAAAGCCAAAGTATCCTTTCTTTGCGTGGGGCTCAATGATGTTTACCTGTGGCCTTGCAGCAGATATTTTGTTCTATTCGTTCTCGGAATGGGTGCTGTATGCGACGGATCCTCATCTGGCAGAAATGGGAAGCATTCAGGATTGGGCAGGCGTATATCCTCTGTTCCATTGGAGCTTTATTCCTTGGGGATTTTATCTGGTACTGGCCGTTGCCTTTGGTTTTATGCTTCATGTAAGAAAAAGAAACCGTCAGAAGTATTCAGAGGCTTGCCGTCCGATTCTTGGAAAGTATACCGATGGCTGGGCAGGTCGCATTATTGATCTGTTAGCTGTGTTTGCCCTCCTTGCTGGTACTGCTACCACTTTTAGTGTAGCAACACCGCTTATGGCAACCATTATCAGTGAACTGTTCCATGTTGCCGTTAGTCGTACTGTAATCAACATTATTATTCTTCTGATTACCTGCGCTGTATATACATATTCCTTGCTGCATGGATTTAAGGGAATCAGCAAGTTGGCAAACATTTGCATTTATATGTTCTTTGGCCTGATTGCGTTTGTTCTGCTGTTTGGTGGAGAAACACGGTATATTATTGAAACCGGTTTTTCTTCCCTTGGACGAATGATCCAGAACTTTGTTGATCTGTCTACGTTCACTGACCCGCTCCGTACATCGAACTTCCCGCAGAACTGGACAATCTACTATTGGGCTTACTGGATGGTATGGTGCGTGGCAGCTCCGTTCTTTATCGGCAGCATTTCTCGTGGCAGAACAGTACGTCAGACAATCCTTGGTGGCTATGTATTTGGTGTTGGCTCTACGTTGACAAGTTTTATCGTACTTGGTAACTACTCTATGGGAATGCAGGTCACTGGAAAGGCTGACTTTATTGCACAGTATCTGGAAAGCGGAGATCTATATGGCATGATTGTGTCTATCATCAAGACAATGCCCGGTGCACCTGTTATCATGGTAGTTGTGTTGTTGACGATGATTGCCTTCTATGCGACCTCTTTTGATTCGATTGCTTTGACAGCATCCTGCTATAGCTATCACACATTGGAGGATGGCGAGCAGCCGAATAAAGGCATTCAGTTGATGTGGTGTATTCTGCTGATTTTGCTTCCGATTGCTTTGCTGTTTGCAGAAAGCTCTATGAATAATCTTCAGTCGGTGAGTATTGTGGCGGCATTTCCGATTGGTGCGGTAATCGTGATGATTGCGGTCAGCTTTATGAAGGATGCTAAAAAATACATGGAAGAACTCGGCAACAAAAAATAA
- the ligA gene encoding NAD-dependent DNA ligase LigA — protein sequence MVYLELEQAQKRVKELRAVIEKNNRLYYDQDAPELEDFEYDALTRELKELEAQFPQLVTPNSPTQHVGGTPSGRFAKVTHAVKMESLLDAFSFDELRDFDRRVREAGVEPEYVVEIKIDGLSCSLEYENGTLVRASTRGDGVVGEDVTANVKAIRKIPKQLKDAPEFLEVRGEVYMPHEAFQHLCAEQELQGAAPFKNPRNAAAGSLRQKDSKITGSRGLSIFIFNVQQIRGKELTTHAESLDYLKSLGLPVSPRYHVVHNIEDAIAEIEQIGQNRSKLDFDMDGAVIKVNAFAQRDLMGSTNKFPRWAIAFKYPPEVKETTLRSIEVAVGRTGVLTPTACFDPVFLAGTTVARATLHNEDFIRQFGLCIGDTIQVRKAGDIIPEVIGVTRHEEGAQPYEMPTVCPSCGAPVVHLEDEAALRCVNPECPAQALRNIIHFASRDAMDIDGLGTAVATQLVDKGLVHSAADLYTLTLEQLLTLEKFKEKSATNLLQAIAHSRENNLDKLLFGFGIRNIGDKAAALLAEHFGSLEAIREATEEQISEIDGFGGVMAQSVTEFFAKDGTTDLVHRLADAGLNMQWKGEPKGDKLAGKTLVVTGTLETLSRNEAEALIVKNGGKASGSVSKKTAYVVAGTAAGSKLTKAQALGVPVLTEAEFLALLNEEPKPEA from the coding sequence GTGGTGTATTTGGAACTGGAGCAAGCGCAAAAGCGCGTGAAAGAACTGCGCGCGGTGATCGAAAAGAACAACCGCCTTTATTACGATCAGGATGCCCCTGAACTGGAGGATTTTGAATACGATGCCCTGACACGGGAGCTGAAAGAATTGGAAGCACAGTTCCCGCAGCTGGTCACACCCAACTCACCGACGCAGCATGTCGGCGGGACCCCCAGCGGACGGTTTGCCAAGGTCACACATGCGGTCAAAATGGAAAGTCTGTTGGATGCGTTTTCGTTTGACGAACTGCGCGACTTTGACCGCCGGGTGCGTGAAGCAGGCGTCGAACCGGAATACGTGGTGGAGATCAAGATCGATGGCCTTTCGTGCAGCCTGGAATACGAAAACGGTACGCTGGTGCGGGCTTCCACCCGCGGCGACGGTGTGGTCGGCGAAGACGTGACGGCCAATGTCAAAGCCATCCGGAAGATCCCCAAACAGCTGAAGGATGCACCGGAGTTTCTGGAGGTGCGCGGTGAGGTGTATATGCCGCATGAAGCGTTCCAGCACCTTTGCGCCGAGCAGGAATTGCAGGGAGCGGCCCCCTTTAAGAATCCGCGCAACGCAGCCGCCGGTTCGCTGCGCCAGAAGGATTCAAAAATCACCGGGAGCCGTGGGCTGTCGATCTTTATCTTCAATGTGCAGCAGATCCGCGGCAAGGAACTGACTACCCATGCAGAGAGTCTGGACTACCTCAAGAGCCTGGGCCTGCCGGTCTCGCCGCGCTATCACGTGGTGCACAACATCGAAGACGCCATTGCTGAGATCGAGCAGATCGGCCAGAACCGTTCGAAGCTCGATTTTGATATGGACGGTGCCGTCATCAAAGTAAATGCTTTTGCACAGCGCGATTTGATGGGTTCGACCAACAAATTCCCGCGCTGGGCCATTGCGTTCAAGTATCCGCCGGAGGTCAAGGAGACGACGCTGCGCAGCATCGAAGTAGCCGTTGGCCGCACAGGCGTTCTGACCCCGACGGCCTGCTTTGACCCGGTCTTTCTGGCGGGGACTACCGTAGCGCGTGCGACGCTCCACAACGAGGACTTCATCCGTCAGTTCGGCCTCTGCATCGGGGATACCATTCAGGTGCGCAAGGCGGGTGATATCATTCCGGAGGTCATCGGTGTGACCCGCCATGAGGAAGGCGCACAGCCCTATGAGATGCCCACAGTCTGCCCGTCCTGCGGCGCACCGGTTGTGCATCTGGAAGATGAGGCGGCACTGCGCTGTGTCAACCCGGAGTGCCCGGCACAGGCACTCCGCAACATCATCCACTTTGCTTCCCGCGATGCCATGGACATCGACGGCCTTGGTACGGCGGTTGCAACGCAGCTGGTGGATAAGGGGCTGGTGCACTCGGCGGCTGACCTTTACACCCTCACGCTGGAGCAGCTGCTGACGCTGGAAAAGTTCAAGGAAAAGAGTGCGACCAATCTGCTGCAAGCCATCGCGCACTCCAGGGAAAACAATCTGGACAAGCTGCTGTTTGGCTTTGGCATCCGGAACATCGGCGATAAGGCTGCGGCTCTGCTGGCGGAACATTTCGGTTCGCTGGAAGCCATCCGGGAGGCGACCGAGGAGCAGATCAGCGAGATCGACGGCTTTGGCGGTGTGATGGCTCAGAGCGTGACCGAGTTCTTTGCAAAAGACGGCACGACCGACCTTGTCCATCGTCTGGCGGATGCCGGATTGAATATGCAGTGGAAGGGAGAGCCAAAGGGCGACAAACTCGCCGGAAAAACGCTGGTCGTGACCGGCACACTGGAGACACTTTCCCGCAATGAGGCGGAAGCGCTGATTGTAAAGAACGGCGGCAAGGCCAGCGGTTCCGTCTCGAAAAAGACGGCCTATGTGGTGGCCGGAACGGCGGCAGGCTCGAAGCTGACCAAGGCACAGGCCCTTGGTGTGCCGGTGCTGACCGAAGCAGAGTTCCTCGCCCTGTTGAACGAGGAACCAAAGCCGGAAGCCTGA
- a CDS encoding YitT family protein: protein MNDMKEKTGALLEEMAVLTGAVAIVAAGVYFFLVPSHTSISSISGLGIVLSNFVPLPLSVITMILNVALLIVGFFTCGREFGAKTVYTSVLLPVFLGLFEKLFPEAGSMTGSQELDVVCYILVVSIGLSILFNRNASSGGLDIVAKIMNKYLHMELGKAMSLSGMCIALSAALVYDKKTVVLSILGTYFNGIVLDHFIFDNSIKRRVCIITEKEEALRQFIINDLHSGATMYEAIGAYNLEKHNEIITIVDKSEYQKLMNFINREDPKAFVTIYNVSSMQYQPKT from the coding sequence ATGAATGATATGAAGGAAAAGACCGGCGCACTTCTGGAAGAGATGGCCGTCCTGACCGGGGCGGTCGCGATCGTTGCGGCTGGCGTCTACTTTTTTCTGGTGCCGAGCCATACATCCATCAGCAGCATTTCCGGCCTTGGCATCGTGCTGTCCAATTTTGTGCCGCTGCCCTTGTCGGTCATTACGATGATCCTGAACGTTGCGCTTCTCATTGTCGGGTTCTTTACCTGCGGCAGAGAGTTTGGCGCAAAGACCGTTTACACCAGCGTACTGCTGCCGGTGTTTCTGGGGCTGTTTGAAAAGCTGTTCCCGGAGGCTGGCTCGATGACTGGCAGTCAGGAGCTGGACGTGGTGTGCTATATCCTGGTGGTCAGCATCGGGTTGAGCATTTTGTTTAACCGCAACGCGTCCTCCGGCGGGCTGGATATCGTGGCGAAAATCATGAACAAGTACCTGCACATGGAATTGGGAAAAGCCATGTCTCTGTCGGGGATGTGCATAGCGCTTTCCGCAGCGCTGGTCTATGATAAGAAAACGGTGGTCCTGAGCATTCTGGGCACCTATTTCAACGGCATCGTGCTGGACCATTTCATCTTCGACAACAGCATCAAGCGCCGCGTCTGCATCATCACCGAAAAAGAGGAGGCGCTGCGGCAGTTTATCATCAACGATCTGCACAGTGGTGCGACCATGTACGAGGCCATCGGCGCATACAATCTGGAAAAACACAACGAGATCATTACCATCGTGGACAAGAGCGAGTATCAAAAGCTGATGAACTTTATCAACCGGGAGGACCCCAAGGCGTTTGTCACTATTTACAATGTGTCCAGTATGCAGTATCAGCCCAAGACCTGA
- a CDS encoding sugar phosphate nucleotidyltransferase — protein MKTTLLIMAAGIGSRFGTGIKQLEPVDDANHIIMDYSIHDAIEAGFNHVVFIIRKDIEKEFKEVIGDRIASICSSHNVTVDYAFQDIKDIPGTLPEGRTKPWGTGQAVLAAKDVIKTPFIVINADDYYGKEGFKAVHEYLVNGGKSCMAGFVLKNTLSDNGGVTRGICKMDEQNNLTEVVETKNIIKTADGAEADGVVVDVDSLVSMNMWGLTPEFLDVLEEGFKEFFEKEVPGNPLKAEYLIPIFIGELLNEGKMSVKVLKTNDTWYGMTYHEDAAAVKDSFKNMLEKGVYKADLFTDL, from the coding sequence ATGAAAACAACATTACTTATCATGGCTGCTGGTATCGGCAGCCGATTTGGAACAGGAATAAAACAGTTGGAGCCGGTCGATGATGCCAACCACATCATCATGGACTACTCAATCCATGATGCGATTGAAGCTGGTTTCAATCATGTAGTATTTATCATCCGTAAGGATATCGAGAAAGAGTTCAAAGAGGTTATCGGTGATCGCATTGCCTCCATTTGCTCTTCTCATAATGTAACTGTGGACTACGCATTTCAGGATATCAAGGATATTCCGGGAACTCTTCCAGAAGGCCGTACAAAGCCGTGGGGAACCGGTCAGGCTGTGCTTGCAGCGAAGGACGTAATTAAAACTCCGTTCATCGTCATTAATGCAGACGATTATTATGGCAAGGAAGGCTTCAAGGCTGTCCATGAGTATCTGGTGAACGGAGGCAAATCCTGTATGGCAGGCTTTGTGCTGAAGAACACACTGTCTGATAACGGCGGCGTGACCCGTGGTATCTGCAAAATGGATGAGCAGAACAACCTGACCGAGGTTGTGGAAACCAAGAATATTATAAAGACTGCGGATGGAGCGGAAGCAGATGGCGTGGTTGTTGATGTGGATTCTCTGGTATCCATGAATATGTGGGGATTAACACCAGAGTTCTTGGATGTGCTGGAGGAGGGCTTCAAGGAGTTCTTCGAGAAAGAAGTACCGGGTAATCCATTGAAAGCCGAGTATCTGATCCCCATCTTCATCGGTGAACTGCTGAATGAAGGCAAGATGTCTGTGAAGGTCCTGAAAACCAACGATACCTGGTATGGCATGACCTATCATGAGGATGCCGCAGCCGTAAAGGACAGCTTTAAAAACATGTTGGAAAAAGGCGTGTACAAGGCTGATTTATTTACAGACTTGTGA
- a CDS encoding TIGR00730 family Rossman fold protein, with protein sequence MNITVYLGANEGNTPALKAAVQELGRWIGESGNALIYGGSRSGLMGALADSVLAAGGEVTGVEPEFFVKGELQHDGLTELIVTKDMTERKTKMIELGDAFIAFPGGTGTLEEIAEVMSKVSLKHLDAPCILYDLDGYYTGLRMLLSHMIETGLSSEERQEGIYFAKDLAEIKAILNR encoded by the coding sequence ATGAACATTACAGTTTATCTTGGAGCAAACGAAGGAAACACCCCGGCACTGAAAGCGGCTGTGCAGGAGCTTGGCCGCTGGATCGGGGAGAGCGGGAATGCGCTGATCTACGGCGGGTCCCGAAGCGGCCTGATGGGTGCACTGGCGGACAGTGTATTGGCTGCGGGCGGAGAGGTGACCGGCGTAGAGCCGGAGTTCTTTGTCAAAGGGGAACTTCAACACGATGGCCTCACGGAGCTGATCGTCACAAAGGATATGACCGAACGGAAGACGAAGATGATCGAGCTGGGCGATGCGTTCATTGCGTTTCCCGGCGGGACAGGTACGCTGGAAGAGATCGCAGAGGTGATGTCCAAAGTCTCGCTGAAGCATCTGGATGCGCCCTGTATTCTGTACGATCTGGATGGCTATTATACCGGCCTGCGGATGCTGCTGAGCCACATGATCGAAACGGGCCTGTCGTCTGAAGAACGGCAGGAAGGAATCTATTTTGCAAAGGATCTCGCGGAGATCAAGGCGATTTTGAACCGTTGA
- a CDS encoding RES family NAD+ phosphorylase has translation MTKKSDEDSIHPSETAYDKAIKRMEEREACILNTPTMQVTASVAEQIRVQQAPLIQALQPLQDAIQPYHNLMEQNSLGLAAATASLSSVAQTLVPDDAMSSMTGTLNAVATAMQPYRDINPFNSDVLAALEAATITPELREFRTQFEGNVQAMGSGLSAISDYIGGLTSQWDNAHALNDVLERSIAAQNFAVVRMLPNYADLELPLGSKKVLKSLTKTTAKKLLQSDKIWFDPKEKDFYHKDSPDVKLSADQITVVESSLELFEEFSLDSLVSFESKLEQNYAFALQHPVGARIFEILKNWNHFISFEDITYYHARILGEHQRPYHDSEMMKAPTNVSAHGRYNEVGRSCYYIAEDKEGALKEIYKHSGGTKPRVQVIGLKAVKPVKLLDLSGEAKKTNRFIEHMRFTVENETGKTVHEYLLPNYVASCCKEIGIDGIRYRSTGYNCCVLWKDDYFEYAEGSREVIPE, from the coding sequence ATGACAAAAAAATCAGATGAGGATTCCATTCATCCTTCAGAAACAGCCTATGATAAAGCCATAAAAAGAATGGAAGAACGGGAAGCATGCATTCTGAACACGCCAACAATGCAGGTGACGGCCAGTGTTGCAGAACAAATAAGAGTACAACAGGCACCGCTTATTCAAGCATTGCAACCATTGCAGGATGCCATACAACCATATCATAATTTGATGGAGCAAAATAGTTTGGGGCTTGCCGCTGCAACCGCATCTTTATCTTCTGTGGCGCAAACATTAGTTCCAGATGATGCCATGAGTTCTATGACAGGAACATTGAATGCTGTAGCTACGGCTATGCAGCCCTATCGAGATATAAATCCATTTAACTCAGATGTTCTTGCTGCATTGGAGGCGGCAACAATAACACCTGAATTGCGAGAGTTTCGGACACAGTTTGAAGGTAATGTTCAAGCAATGGGCAGCGGATTGTCTGCCATTTCTGATTATATAGGTGGATTGACATCACAGTGGGATAATGCGCATGCTTTAAATGATGTGCTAGAGCGTAGTATTGCAGCACAGAATTTTGCTGTAGTAAGGATGCTGCCAAATTATGCTGACTTGGAATTGCCGCTAGGCAGTAAAAAAGTATTAAAATCTTTGACCAAAACGACTGCCAAAAAGCTGTTGCAGTCTGATAAAATTTGGTTTGATCCGAAAGAAAAGGACTTTTACCATAAAGACTCTCCAGACGTTAAGTTATCAGCAGATCAGATTACTGTGGTAGAAAGCTCACTGGAACTGTTTGAAGAATTTTCGCTTGATAGCTTAGTATCTTTTGAAAGTAAACTGGAACAAAATTATGCATTTGCGTTACAACATCCGGTAGGTGCCAGGATATTTGAAATACTTAAGAACTGGAATCATTTCATCAGTTTTGAGGACATTACATATTACCATGCAAGGATATTAGGCGAACATCAGCGTCCATATCATGATTCTGAGATGATGAAAGCACCTACAAATGTTTCAGCACACGGTCGCTATAATGAGGTAGGAAGAAGTTGCTATTATATCGCCGAAGATAAGGAAGGTGCATTAAAGGAAATCTATAAGCACAGTGGAGGAACAAAACCTCGTGTGCAAGTAATCGGGCTCAAAGCTGTAAAACCTGTTAAATTATTGGATTTGTCAGGAGAAGCAAAGAAAACAAATCGTTTCATTGAGCATATGAGATTTACCGTAGAAAATGAAACGGGTAAAACAGTACATGAATATCTACTTCCTAATTATGTTGCATCATGTTGCAAGGAAATAGGAATTGATGGAATCAGATATAGAAGCACTGGATATAACTGCTGTGTTCTTTGGAAGGATGACTATTTTGAATATGCAGAAGGCAGCAGAGAAGTAATACCAGAGTAA
- a CDS encoding NTP transferase domain-containing protein encodes MPKVERAIIMAAGLGNRMHPVTLTTPKPLVKVNGTRMIDTVIDGLHKNGINEIYVVVGYLKEQFVTLEKEYPGVKLIENSYYDTCNNIASLYVARDYIENAIILDGDQIIYNPEILAPEFERSGYNSVWTDGETDEWLQTVENGIVTACSRTGGKGGWQLYSISRWTAEDGKRLKHHLEIEFEQKKNRQIYWDDVAMFCYPEEYQLGIRPMNRDDIIEVDNLSELIALDASYKKYVEEK; translated from the coding sequence ATGCCAAAAGTAGAAAGAGCTATTATTATGGCGGCGGGATTGGGAAATCGAATGCACCCAGTAACGCTGACAACACCGAAACCGCTGGTCAAAGTGAATGGGACGCGGATGATTGATACTGTGATTGATGGACTACATAAAAACGGAATCAATGAGATTTATGTTGTTGTAGGATATCTGAAAGAGCAGTTTGTGACACTTGAAAAGGAGTATCCTGGTGTTAAGCTGATTGAAAATTCTTACTATGATACCTGTAATAACATTGCATCGCTTTACGTGGCAAGAGATTACATTGAAAATGCGATTATTCTGGATGGCGATCAGATTATTTATAATCCTGAAATTCTTGCACCGGAATTTGAACGCTCTGGTTATAACAGTGTTTGGACAGATGGTGAAACGGATGAGTGGCTTCAGACTGTTGAGAATGGCATTGTTACAGCATGCAGTCGGACAGGTGGAAAAGGCGGATGGCAGCTGTACAGTATTTCCCGCTGGACCGCAGAGGATGGAAAGAGACTGAAACATCATCTGGAAATCGAGTTTGAACAAAAGAAGAATCGGCAAATCTACTGGGATGATGTGGCGATGTTCTGTTACCCGGAGGAGTATCAATTGGGTATCCGTCCTATGAATAGGGACGATATTATAGAGGTGGATAATCTGAGCGAGCTAATTGCTTTGGATGCCAGCTATAAAAAATATGTGGAGGAGAAGTAA